A region of Sulfurovum sp. DNA encodes the following proteins:
- a CDS encoding NAD-binding protein, producing the protein MTSFEKFKKFLGWRSAPRPHITLNDEYYGHLGPFRLPLILTVLIMLIGTIGYMVIDKFPLMDAIYQTGITFTTVGFGEVQPISNLGRIFTITLIIFGFVVFSIAVGIIAEVVKKGEFQKTAKERKMLYEIARLKHHFVVCYHNEFTIQVTRQLRANHIPFVIVDPREDLEEIAKKYHYPYFVTAEAHTEEGILKSHLSSAKGMITLANNVADNIATIASARLYEREIGRSRKYLIIANAKSHEDETKLLKLGADKVVTATKLMAQRINAMAARPDMENLLQEFLYKKDTPLDMEEAKVSKASWLTLKQIKVARFRDIANVTIIGIRQKDGKFIPMPRGDTIIMPESKLLLIGTGEGIRKAKKIIRKKEKPEELKYI; encoded by the coding sequence ATGACTTCATTTGAAAAGTTTAAAAAGTTTCTCGGTTGGAGAAGCGCACCCAGACCACACATCACACTTAACGATGAATACTACGGTCATTTAGGTCCTTTTAGACTTCCCCTTATTCTTACCGTATTGATTATGCTAATCGGAACGATTGGCTATATGGTCATTGATAAATTTCCACTAATGGATGCTATCTATCAAACCGGTATCACCTTCACAACAGTAGGCTTTGGAGAGGTGCAGCCTATCTCTAATTTGGGTCGTATATTTACCATCACACTGATTATATTTGGCTTTGTTGTTTTCTCTATTGCGGTAGGAATTATTGCTGAAGTAGTTAAAAAGGGAGAGTTTCAAAAAACTGCTAAGGAGAGAAAAATGCTATACGAGATCGCTAGACTTAAGCACCATTTTGTTGTCTGCTATCATAATGAATTCACCATTCAAGTAACTAGACAACTTCGTGCCAATCATATCCCGTTTGTTATTGTTGATCCAAGGGAAGATCTTGAAGAGATTGCCAAAAAGTATCATTACCCCTACTTTGTAACTGCAGAAGCCCATACCGAAGAGGGTATACTCAAATCCCATCTCTCTTCTGCTAAAGGGATGATTACATTGGCAAATAATGTTGCAGACAATATTGCTACGATTGCTTCTGCACGACTCTATGAGAGAGAGATAGGACGCTCACGGAAATACCTCATTATTGCCAATGCAAAAAGCCATGAAGATGAGACAAAACTTCTTAAACTTGGTGCAGACAAAGTAGTCACTGCAACAAAACTGATGGCACAACGCATTAATGCTATGGCCGCGCGTCCAGATATGGAGAACTTACTACAAGAGTTTCTCTATAAAAAGGATACACCACTCGATATGGAAGAAGCAAAGGTCTCCAAAGCCTCTTGGCTAACACTCAAGCAAATCAAGGTAGCACGCTTTAGAGATATTGCCAATGTAACTATCATCGGTATACGTCAAAAAGATGGAAAGTTTATTCCTATGCCTAGAGGGGATACCATCATTATGCCTGAATCCAAGTTACTCTTAATTGGTACTGGAGAAGGAATAAGAAAAGCAAAAAAGATTATTAGAAAAAAAGAGAAACCAGAAGAACTCAAATATATTTAG
- a CDS encoding 3'-5' exonuclease: MRKVFEGLTTTFYKHNGVLTQEQFSYIVMKHTTLLEESDTIFILLQASGYPIEKKSGFYRLKTFFTPYTEQRYCVIDIETNGSKPGTSQVIEIGAVMIQHGKVIDCYETFVECAYLPEYITKITGIEPEDLKEAPTRREALVALRKFMDDAVFVAHNASFDYTFLSASFERFGLGNIGNPILCTINLAKRTFESERYGLAYLIESLEMETACHHRAYSDALCASKVMLKSFETLPGYVKTTSDLLQFAESSKKTRQNKTKQ; encoded by the coding sequence ATGCGAAAAGTCTTTGAAGGGTTAACTACCACTTTTTACAAACATAATGGTGTATTGACACAAGAGCAGTTCTCATATATTGTGATGAAGCATACTACTCTACTTGAAGAGAGTGATACCATCTTTATATTACTTCAGGCATCAGGATATCCCATAGAAAAAAAGAGTGGTTTTTATCGACTTAAAACCTTTTTTACACCCTATACTGAACAGAGATATTGTGTTATAGATATAGAGACCAATGGCAGTAAGCCAGGTACATCGCAAGTGATTGAGATAGGGGCAGTAATGATACAGCATGGTAAGGTTATTGACTGTTATGAAACTTTTGTTGAGTGCGCCTATTTGCCCGAATACATTACCAAGATTACTGGTATCGAGCCAGAAGATCTAAAGGAAGCACCTACAAGACGTGAAGCGCTTGTTGCACTACGAAAATTTATGGATGATGCAGTATTTGTTGCACATAATGCCAGTTTTGATTACACTTTTCTTTCTGCCTCTTTTGAGCGTTTTGGGCTTGGAAATATAGGAAATCCAATACTTTGTACGATTAATCTTGCTAAGCGAACATTTGAAAGTGAACGCTATGGACTTGCCTATTTGATTGAATCACTTGAGATGGAAACTGCTTGCCATCATCGTGCCTACTCTGATGCACTCTGTGCCTCTAAGGTTATGCTCAAAAGTTTTGAAACACTACCTGGGTATGTAAAGACAACCAGTGATCTCTTACAGTTTGCAGAATCAAGCAAAAAAACAAGACAAAATAAGACAAAACAGTAG
- the argJ gene encoding bifunctional glutamate N-acetyltransferase/amino-acid acetyltransferase ArgJ has translation MTNHTIVTLENGLTNVQGFYCDAVNVGMRPDVAQGDVAFIRSKVPCDIAAVFTSNQFQAAPIKHFQRYRKNFQTDFILINAKNANAMTGEKGIEDIDTILSALQTKISVTNPVMSSTGVIGYRLPVDKIITAFDTLDFHACHSDDTACAIMTTDSFKKELAYRVELADGTHFNIAAICKGAGMINPAMATMLCFIVTDANIPKVDMDILLHKSTEYSFNRISVDGDTSTNDTVMLLANKQSNAYDKAAFSEVLHRLMLELAMMVLKDGEGANKIVTFKVKGAKNNKEARIGAMALSNSLLVKTALFGEDPNWGRIASTIGASGIACNDTTLTIHYDDLLVYSDTCRELDTVREKQAYNIMKQTHFTITCNLGLGDGSYTAYGCDLSYEYVKINAEYRT, from the coding sequence ATGACAAATCATACGATTGTAACACTAGAAAATGGACTTACTAATGTACAGGGTTTCTACTGTGATGCAGTCAATGTTGGAATGCGTCCCGATGTAGCCCAAGGAGATGTAGCATTTATCCGATCAAAGGTGCCGTGTGATATTGCTGCAGTCTTTACTTCTAACCAGTTTCAGGCAGCGCCTATTAAACACTTTCAGCGTTATAGAAAAAACTTTCAGACTGATTTTATACTTATCAATGCCAAGAATGCCAATGCAATGACAGGAGAAAAAGGTATTGAAGATATTGATACCATTTTATCAGCACTGCAGACAAAAATTTCTGTAACAAACCCTGTTATGAGCTCTACAGGAGTTATTGGCTACCGCCTTCCTGTTGATAAAATTATTACTGCATTTGATACACTTGACTTTCATGCATGTCATTCTGATGATACAGCATGTGCCATCATGACCACTGACAGTTTTAAAAAGGAACTTGCTTATCGTGTGGAGTTGGCAGACGGTACTCACTTCAATATTGCTGCCATCTGTAAAGGTGCAGGAATGATTAATCCAGCAATGGCAACCATGCTCTGTTTTATTGTCACTGATGCCAACATTCCAAAAGTTGATATGGATATATTATTGCATAAAAGTACAGAATACTCTTTCAACCGTATCTCTGTTGATGGAGATACTTCAACCAATGACACTGTAATGCTGCTTGCCAATAAACAAAGCAATGCCTACGATAAGGCTGCCTTTTCCGAAGTACTCCATAGATTAATGCTTGAGCTTGCAATGATGGTTCTTAAAGATGGTGAAGGGGCAAATAAGATAGTTACTTTCAAAGTTAAAGGTGCCAAAAACAATAAAGAGGCACGTATTGGGGCAATGGCACTAAGCAATTCTTTACTGGTAAAGACTGCCCTTTTTGGTGAAGATCCTAATTGGGGACGCATTGCTTCTACTATTGGAGCTAGTGGTATTGCCTGCAATGATACTACCCTCACCATTCATTACGATGACCTTCTTGTCTACTCAGATACATGCCGTGAACTTGATACAGTACGTGAAAAGCAAGCATACAATATTATGAAACAGACACATTTTACTATCACTTGCAATCTTGGTCTTGGAGATGGAAGCTATACGGCATATGGGTGTGATTTGAGCTATGAATACGTTAAAATTAATGCAGAGTATCGAACTTAA
- the rpe gene encoding ribulose-phosphate 3-epimerase: MLVAPSILSADFGKLSEDVKTVCEGGCDFIHVDVMDGHFVPNLTIGPVVVETVAKVATKPLDIHLMVENNPFFVELFASLKPRYISFHIEEEKNPHRLIQRIRELGIKPAVVLNPHTPPEAVEFLIENLDMILLMSVNPGFGGQKFIPSIIDKAKRLKILIEKYNPNCLIEVDGGVNDVNVKELAAAGVDIVVAGSFIYKHPEGASTAIAALKGRVNDVS; the protein is encoded by the coding sequence ATGTTAGTTGCCCCTAGTATTCTTTCTGCAGACTTTGGAAAATTATCTGAAGATGTCAAAACTGTTTGTGAAGGTGGATGTGATTTTATTCATGTTGATGTGATGGATGGTCATTTTGTTCCTAATCTTACCATTGGTCCAGTTGTAGTTGAAACAGTAGCTAAAGTAGCAACCAAGCCACTCGATATTCATTTAATGGTGGAGAATAATCCTTTCTTTGTAGAGCTCTTTGCTTCTTTGAAACCTAGATATATCTCCTTCCATATAGAAGAGGAGAAAAATCCTCATAGGCTTATCCAGCGTATTAGGGAATTAGGGATTAAGCCAGCAGTTGTACTTAATCCTCATACGCCACCAGAAGCAGTTGAGTTTCTTATAGAAAATCTCGATATGATCCTACTGATGAGTGTTAATCCTGGTTTTGGTGGACAGAAGTTTATTCCTTCTATCATAGATAAGGCAAAACGCTTGAAGATATTAATTGAAAAATATAATCCAAATTGTCTAATTGAAGTCGATGGTGGTGTGAACGATGTCAATGTTAAAGAGCTTGCTGCTGCTGGTGTAGATATAGTGGTTGCAGGTTCATTTATCTATAAACACCCAGAGGGTGCTAGTACTGCTATTGCGGCATTGAAGGGAAGAGTAAATGATGTATCGTAA
- a CDS encoding phosphoribosylanthranilate isomerase, whose product MRVKICGITNLRDALHAVECGADALGFVFYNQSPRYITPKNAKHIIDLLPPFVERVGLFVHEGVETIDTICRYTGISLAQIHFDVDEESLDMVEPKTLPVVRAKSPEDIHCFSNRYRLVDAYCETYGGSGKRLNLEWFKGVDCSKIILAGGLTPENIVDIKGYGFYGVDVSSGVESVKGKKDLHKVKQFIAYAKSL is encoded by the coding sequence GTGAGAGTAAAAATTTGTGGTATTACTAATCTTCGAGATGCATTACATGCAGTAGAATGTGGTGCTGATGCACTAGGATTTGTATTTTATAATCAATCTCCACGTTACATTACACCTAAAAATGCTAAACATATCATTGATCTTTTGCCACCGTTTGTGGAACGAGTAGGATTATTTGTTCATGAGGGAGTTGAGACCATCGATACAATTTGTCGATATACCGGTATCTCTTTGGCGCAGATACACTTTGATGTCGATGAGGAATCTCTTGATATGGTTGAACCAAAGACATTACCAGTTGTACGTGCAAAGTCTCCCGAGGATATACATTGTTTTTCTAATCGTTATCGTCTTGTTGATGCCTACTGTGAGACGTATGGTGGTAGTGGAAAACGTTTGAATCTTGAATGGTTTAAGGGAGTGGATTGCTCAAAGATTATTCTTGCAGGTGGATTAACACCTGAAAATATAGTAGATATAAAAGGATATGGTTTCTATGGAGTGGATGTCAGCTCTGGAGTAGAGTCAGTCAAAGGAAAAAAAGATCTTCATAAAGTAAAGCAGTTTATTGCATATGCGAAAAGTCTTTGA
- a CDS encoding DUF465 domain-containing protein — protein MLHEYRDEIHDLKQKDAHFSKMFEKHNTLDDKISKAENGDIPMTDMEIETLKKEKLLLKDKVYKMILEYRKNK, from the coding sequence ATGCTACACGAATATAGAGATGAAATTCATGACCTTAAGCAAAAGGATGCACATTTTTCAAAGATGTTTGAAAAACACAATACGCTTGATGATAAAATTTCTAAAGCAGAAAATGGTGATATTCCTATGACAGATATGGAGATTGAAACCCTTAAAAAAGAGAAGCTTCTACTCAAAGATAAAGTCTATAAAATGATTCTAGAGTATAGAAAAAATAAATAG
- the accA gene encoding acetyl-CoA carboxylase carboxyl transferase subunit alpha, with translation MATYLDFESKIETIQEEIISAHAVANMEQVEKLQKDLQKEIEKTFGSLSDYQKLQLARHPDRPYALDYIRMILDNAYEIHGDRAFRDDPAILCYIGWINGQKTMVIGEQKGRGVKNKIKRNFGMPNPEGYRKALRAVRLAERFNIPVLMLIDTPGAYPGLGAEERGQSEAIARNLFEFAAMKVPMVSVVIGEGGSGGALAIGVGDKLAMMRYSVFAVISPEGCSAILWNDASKVETATKALKITPSDLKEHGLIDDILDEPLIGAHRDKTTAAEVLKTYFLEQVKQLRELSIDDLLDQRYKHLTTVGAFSE, from the coding sequence ATGGCAACCTATCTAGATTTTGAGAGCAAGATAGAGACAATACAGGAAGAGATTATATCTGCCCATGCTGTTGCCAATATGGAACAGGTAGAAAAGCTTCAAAAAGATTTACAAAAAGAGATTGAGAAGACCTTTGGATCACTAAGCGACTACCAAAAACTACAATTGGCAAGACACCCTGATAGACCCTATGCGCTTGATTACATCAGAATGATTCTTGATAATGCCTATGAGATTCATGGTGACCGTGCATTCCGTGATGATCCAGCAATACTTTGCTATATTGGTTGGATAAATGGACAGAAAACAATGGTTATTGGTGAACAAAAAGGGCGTGGTGTTAAGAATAAAATTAAGCGCAACTTTGGTATGCCTAATCCTGAAGGGTATAGAAAGGCACTACGTGCTGTAAGATTGGCAGAGAGGTTTAATATTCCTGTATTGATGCTCATTGACACTCCTGGTGCTTATCCTGGACTTGGGGCAGAAGAGCGTGGACAGAGTGAAGCAATTGCCCGTAATCTTTTTGAGTTTGCTGCAATGAAAGTACCAATGGTTTCTGTAGTCATTGGTGAAGGTGGTTCTGGTGGTGCCCTTGCTATTGGTGTAGGTGATAAACTGGCAATGATGCGTTATTCTGTTTTTGCTGTTATCTCTCCTGAAGGGTGTTCTGCCATTCTTTGGAATGATGCGAGTAAAGTAGAAACTGCAACCAAGGCACTTAAGATTACACCAAGTGATCTTAAGGAGCATGGTCTTATCGATGATATACTCGATGAGCCACTTATCGGTGCACACCGTGATAAAACTACAGCTGCAGAAGTTCTAAAAACCTACTTCCTTGAGCAAGTTAAGCAACTTAGAGAACTTTCTATTGATGATCTCCTTGATCAGCGCTATAAGCACTTGACCACCGTCGGTGCTTTTAGCGAATAG
- a CDS encoding DedA family protein, translating into MLLEIVTFLINTIGSMGYWGIFFLMFLESTFFPFPSEVVMIPSGYLVYKGEMNFYLVVFVGILGSVSGALFNYYFAMRFGRGFLLKYGKYFFVKPEILEKLEIFFQKHGEFSTFNGRLIPGIRQLISLPAGLARMNLTYFLLYSALGAAIWVIILVVLGYSLGSNEEMITRYLHTIIWIILIFVVFITVLYTVYQKRKRSGENNPL; encoded by the coding sequence ATGCTACTAGAAATTGTAACCTTTCTTATCAATACAATTGGCAGTATGGGTTACTGGGGTATCTTTTTTTTAATGTTTCTTGAGAGTACTTTTTTCCCTTTTCCTAGTGAAGTGGTAATGATACCTTCAGGCTATCTTGTCTACAAGGGTGAAATGAACTTTTACCTTGTGGTATTTGTGGGAATTTTAGGTTCAGTTTCAGGTGCACTTTTTAATTACTATTTTGCTATGCGTTTTGGGAGAGGGTTTCTACTTAAGTATGGTAAATATTTTTTTGTTAAACCAGAAATACTTGAAAAGCTTGAAATATTTTTTCAGAAGCATGGAGAGTTTTCAACTTTTAATGGCAGACTTATTCCTGGTATTCGTCAGCTTATCTCTCTTCCTGCTGGATTGGCAAGGATGAATCTTACTTATTTTTTACTCTATTCGGCACTAGGTGCTGCTATTTGGGTTATTATTCTTGTAGTATTAGGTTATTCTCTTGGCTCCAATGAAGAGATGATTACTAGGTATCTTCATACTATAATTTGGATTATATTAATTTTTGTGGTATTTATTACAGTGCTATATACTGTTTATCAAAAGAGGAAAAGAAGTGGGGAAAATAACCCACTATAG
- a CDS encoding RNA degradosome polyphosphate kinase, with protein MIDLNSSQLYFNRELSWLQFNSRVLAQALDEKLPPLERLKFLAIYGTNLDEFYMIRVAGLKTLFKAHIQETGADKLAPIEQLKQIHTYLHKEHHVLEVCYTSIISELHTHDVHIKNYEVLTQEEQAEIRKIFFDEIYPVIIPIAIDATHPFPHLNNLSFALAITLQDESKNIKHGLIRIPRILPRFIQIGKTFIPIESIVEHFTIELFPGFTPLASTPFRVTRNADIEIEEEEADDFLEILQEGLRSRNKGLLIRLEILEGVDTNLLQFLLTHLNLDENDIYSYKSLPLNLGALWQIVEDSQLSHLVLPPFTPKILPPFDTGNIFEAIEKQDILLYHPFDSFEPVIQFIKQAATDPETIAIRMTLYRAGQKSHIIKALIDATREGKQVTVLVELKARFDEENNLRWAKALEDAGAHVVYGIPGLKVHAKITQIIKRKGRKLQSYIHLATGNYNPTTAKIYTDISYFTTKETISTDATHFFHFLTGFSAHTKLDTLLVSPTQIKPKLVDLIEKESQHGKQGHIILKANSLVDTDIIKTLYRASQKGCKINLIIRGICCLKPGVNGVSENITVSSIIGKYLEHPRIYYFKHHQVQCYISSADLMPRNLVRRVELMTPILEKALSQKIEQILILQTTDNQLHWKLQKSGEYIKVPTLGKNINNHEILERYINKLYNKTKKEIPDYVHRLTNRIIKEG; from the coding sequence ATGATTGATCTTAACTCTTCCCAGCTCTACTTCAATCGTGAATTAAGCTGGTTACAGTTTAATTCACGGGTATTAGCACAAGCACTTGATGAAAAACTACCACCACTAGAACGGCTAAAGTTTCTTGCCATCTACGGTACCAACCTTGATGAATTTTATATGATTCGTGTCGCAGGGCTTAAGACACTCTTTAAAGCACACATACAAGAGACTGGTGCAGACAAGCTAGCACCGATAGAGCAACTTAAACAGATACATACCTATTTACACAAAGAGCATCATGTACTTGAGGTCTGCTATACTTCCATTATCTCTGAATTACATACACATGATGTACACATTAAGAACTATGAAGTACTAACCCAAGAAGAGCAGGCTGAGATTAGAAAAATATTTTTTGATGAGATATATCCAGTTATTATTCCTATTGCTATCGATGCAACACACCCTTTCCCACATCTAAACAATCTCAGTTTTGCACTTGCAATTACCCTTCAAGATGAGTCAAAAAATATTAAACATGGACTCATTCGTATTCCACGTATACTGCCACGTTTTATTCAGATAGGAAAAACCTTTATTCCCATTGAAAGTATAGTGGAACATTTTACAATAGAGCTTTTTCCAGGGTTTACCCCACTTGCATCAACCCCATTTCGTGTTACCAGAAATGCTGATATTGAAATAGAAGAGGAGGAGGCAGATGACTTTCTTGAAATACTACAAGAAGGGCTACGTTCGCGAAACAAGGGTTTACTTATACGTCTTGAGATACTTGAAGGGGTCGATACAAATCTGTTACAGTTTCTGCTAACACATCTCAATCTTGATGAGAATGATATCTACTCCTACAAGAGCCTACCTCTCAACCTTGGTGCACTTTGGCAAATTGTAGAAGATAGCCAACTGTCACATCTAGTGCTACCACCCTTTACCCCAAAAATCTTACCACCATTTGATACAGGAAATATCTTCGAAGCAATAGAGAAGCAGGATATATTGCTCTATCATCCTTTTGATAGCTTTGAACCGGTCATACAATTCATTAAACAGGCTGCCACTGATCCTGAAACCATTGCTATTCGTATGACACTTTACCGTGCTGGACAGAAGTCCCACATTATTAAAGCACTCATTGATGCAACACGTGAAGGCAAGCAGGTGACAGTACTTGTCGAACTTAAGGCACGCTTTGATGAGGAAAATAACCTACGATGGGCCAAGGCACTCGAAGATGCTGGTGCGCATGTGGTCTACGGTATTCCTGGACTCAAGGTGCATGCAAAGATCACACAGATTATTAAACGAAAAGGGCGTAAATTACAAAGCTATATTCATCTTGCTACAGGAAACTACAACCCAACTACTGCCAAGATATACACTGATATCTCTTATTTTACTACCAAAGAGACTATTTCAACCGATGCAACTCACTTCTTTCATTTTCTAACAGGGTTTTCAGCCCATACAAAACTAGATACACTCCTTGTATCACCAACACAAATTAAACCCAAACTCGTAGATCTTATTGAAAAAGAGAGTCAGCACGGCAAACAAGGACATATTATTCTTAAGGCCAATTCATTGGTCGACACTGATATTATCAAAACACTCTATAGGGCATCTCAAAAAGGATGCAAAATCAATCTTATTATTCGTGGGATTTGCTGCCTTAAGCCAGGAGTCAATGGCGTAAGCGAGAATATTACAGTCTCTTCTATTATTGGTAAATATTTGGAGCATCCGCGTATCTATTACTTTAAACACCATCAAGTACAGTGCTATATCTCTAGTGCTGACCTGATGCCACGAAACCTTGTGCGTCGCGTAGAACTGATGACACCCATACTCGAAAAAGCTCTCTCGCAAAAGATTGAACAAATTCTTATACTACAGACAACAGATAACCAACTACACTGGAAATTACAAAAGAGTGGCGAATACATCAAGGTACCAACACTTGGTAAAAATATTAATAATCATGAAATACTTGAGCGGTATATCAATAAACTATACAATAAAACCAAAAAAGAGATACCAGACTATGTACATCGTTTAACAAATCGTATCATCAAAGAGGGATAA
- a CDS encoding gamma carbonic anhydrase family protein — MILQFKEWVPKLGKHAWIAEGASVIGRTQIGDDSAVWFGCVVRADVHYVKIGDRTNIQDLSMIHVTHHKKEDMSDGNPTIIGNDVTVGHRVMLHGCTIEDACLIGMSATILDGAVIGKESIVGAGSLVTKNKRFPPRSLIMGSPAKVIRVLTDKEVTELYASAERYVKFKNEYLLKEV, encoded by the coding sequence ATGATTTTACAGTTTAAAGAGTGGGTTCCAAAACTAGGAAAGCATGCATGGATTGCTGAAGGGGCTTCAGTCATTGGGCGTACCCAGATAGGAGATGACAGTGCAGTATGGTTTGGTTGCGTAGTGCGTGCAGATGTGCACTATGTTAAAATTGGTGATCGTACCAACATTCAAGACTTAAGTATGATTCATGTTACCCACCATAAAAAAGAGGATATGAGTGATGGCAATCCCACTATTATTGGCAATGATGTCACCGTTGGACATCGTGTTATGTTGCATGGTTGCACCATTGAAGATGCCTGCCTTATTGGCATGAGTGCCACCATACTTGATGGTGCGGTAATCGGCAAAGAGTCTATCGTAGGTGCAGGAAGCCTTGTGACTAAGAACAAAAGGTTTCCACCACGAAGCCTCATTATGGGTAGTCCTGCAAAAGTGATTAGAGTGCTGACAGATAAAGAGGTTACAGAGCTCTATGCATCAGCAGAACGGTATGTAAAATTTAAGAATGAATACCTACTGAAAGAGGTATAA
- the rpmB gene encoding 50S ribosomal protein L28, translated as MARKCSVSGKGPLVGNNVSHANNKTKRRQLPNLRSVKITLEDGTTKRIKVAASTLRTMKKKAAQATETN; from the coding sequence ATGGCAAGAAAATGTTCAGTAAGTGGGAAAGGTCCACTGGTAGGAAATAACGTATCTCATGCTAACAACAAAACAAAAAGAAGACAACTTCCAAACTTAAGATCTGTAAAAATTACACTTGAAGACGGAACAACAAAACGAATTAAGGTTGCTGCCTCTACGCTGAGAACAATGAAGAAAAAAGCTGCGCAAGCTACTGAAACTAACTAA